In the genome of Hevea brasiliensis isolate MT/VB/25A 57/8 chromosome 14, ASM3005281v1, whole genome shotgun sequence, the window aaaatataatttttattgtaaaaaaatttttttttaaatgttttttTTACTCTCTAACGATAATTCCAATGAGAATCTTAAACCATCGCCATCTCTATGCATGATGAATTATGAGCTATCTTTTTTAACCCACTCCAGCCAATGCATAAAAGCTTCAATCATCAATACCAGATCCAAAAATCACTCAACTTAGGAGGACCCAATAGTGCCTAATCATGtgtcaactcacttgttggataataATGTAAATCGAGATAATCGAATCcaatatttttcattcattatgttttcaaataccaattgaattatttgaattgaaaGTGTAAATTTAGTGCTATTTGGCATTGAGGCTGgaaagttaatttttttaaaaatattattttagatattattggaaaaaatgattttattattttattatttttatgattaaaatttattaaatttatttttaaattattttttattattctctaattaaaatatttaaaataatatttttttaataataatttcaataataatattaaagaaaCAGTTAATGTTTACAACCATTTCATAGGTTAACtaattttttgtttaaaaaaaaacaGTCTTcgttaaatagagataaaatataaatttaaagtataaattttattctattataattttatataaaaattttaaaataaattatttatataaaaaaatagtaattattttgatttgaaaGATCCGATTATATTGACAAAACATTTGACTTTGTCATTCAATAAGAGGTATGCTCCACTCAGTGGTGATCTATCATTATTCAactctataatttttttatgagCAGATTGGCAACTATAAAATTTTTGATCTTCTTCCAAAGAAAAAATTTATACCTCATATTATTGAACATCGTATCATTGAACACCATATCCAACAACTTCATGATATATGGAAAAATAATATATGAGAGGAGATAACAAATTCTTATAAATAAGGAAATAAAACTCAAGatttatcaataaaaatataCTTGAGTACAAATATAATGTAGAACCAGGCAAAAGCATAtaataaactttatttttttttaattaacacatAACATCACTTTCTAAAAAGAAATATTCTTCTTGTTTTAGCCTTTTCGTTGGATCAGGTGTTCTAGGATCTCAATGGGGTCTCATCTTATAATATCATGAGACTACTTCATATCTCACTGTGAAGGACATCAATTCTCTTACATATTGGTGATGCGACTGTGTAGAAAATAAATGGAATTTTACTCAACGAAGGAGATTTATCCAAATCTTATATTTAGCACAATCTTAGAAGGAGGTGGTGCATCCACGTAACAAATCACTGAAACAAAACTCTATTTTCTTGGCCAAGGCACCTAAACTTGAATAAAATAACTTGCATGATTCATCAAAAGATGCAGACTTTTAGCTACATTATCACATCTTTCAATCCTTTGTTTATCAAAATCCAATGACACAACAAATTTGTGAGATTGTGAACATTTGGTATGCAAACATTTGATTTTCTAGTAACATGTCTGATATATTCCACTGAAGATGCCTTTTACAAATCAAGCAACTAACAACTAAAAATTGCAGATAATAATAGAAGCTATCAAGATTTCATCTATTTGTTTAAAAGAATGGATCTGTGAAAAATTTTATACAATATAGGGGAAAAATATCCAAGGGAAACTCAAAACTTCACAAGAAATAATAAACAAAACCAGAGACACCTGTAGATCTGCCATTTTTCTGCTTAACTATATTTCTTCATCGAGGCGCCAAAGAAACAGAGAAATCAATTGGCATACCAATCTTCTCAGCCCAGTTCTTGGATTCCAAATACAATTTTGACACTCTAACAGCCACCTGCTCCATATCTGGCCGCTTCTCTGGATCATCCTCCACACAATCCAACCCCACCACCACCATCTTCTCTGCCACATCCACTGGATACGAATCCTTCAACCTCCTATCAACCCAGCTCCTCACCCCACCGCCACCGCTACCCACTGCCTCTCTTGCCCTCTCTATCACACCAACTCTGCTAAACTCTCCTCTCCCTTCATCAAACACATAATTCAACGCCTCCTCTCCTGACACCAGCTCCAAAACCACCACCCCAAAAGCATAAACATCGCATTTCTGCGTCACAACCCCACTTGCTTGAAACTCCGGCGGCATGTATCCTCTTGTCCCTTCAATTTTCTTGCCTTTACTATTACTCCTGCCAAAACTTCTCGCCTCAGATCTTTCACTTCCCTCTATTTCCCCGCATAGCTCCGCTGCCCCGAAATGACAAATCTTGGCATCCAACAAATCTTCAGCTACTAAAATGCTCGAACTCTTTATATGGTTATGCACAAAGCCTGAATTTGAATCTGCACAATGATGAATGTAATCGATCCCATGAGCGATATCTGTAGCAATATGCATCCGCGAGAGCCAATTTGAAAGTACCGTGTAATTGGGATTCTGTGGGTTTCTAAGACAAGTAGCTAAACTGGTTCCATGAAAGTATTCGTACACAAGATATATATAATTCCCTGAAGTGGCCGCGCCCAGAAGCTTAATCAAGCTACTATGATGACTCCTGCAGATGGTGGATAACCGTTGCTGGAGCTCCGGTAATTTTAAGGGGTCACGGTGGCGGAACTTGCGCTGGACAATAATAACCTCTTTCCGGCGAATCTGGCAGCGCCAAGAGGTGGAAGAGGAAGACGAAGAGAAGGGTTTTGATAGGAAGTTGTTGGTGGCTCTGCATATTTCAACAAAGTCATAAATTTTTGTATTCTCTGGTAAAGAAGCTTCTTTAAGGATTTTGAGAAAGCGTTtgcttgagatggaagaagaagatgattttGAAGTGTCCTTATTATGGTTAAAGAAGCCTGAAGAAGAGTAATTAATGGATGATGATAATGGGTAATTGCCGGATGATGATGATAATGACTTTGATGAAGATTTTGAAGGGTGGGATTTTGGGGTAAGAGATTGGGTTACGTCTATGGCTTTTCTTGATTTGCACATGAGGATAATTGGAACAAACGGAAACAGTCTTGGGTTCTTATTGGTGGTTGGTGGTGGTGGGTTGGCATAGAAACAACAGCGTCTAGAGAACAAATTAACGTGTAAAAGTGGGCATTTTCAACAGGGGATTGTTTTTGGAGATTTGCAGTGTTGTCCTTGTCAGTGACATATCAATTCAAAATCAAAGATGAGGAAgcgaaggaagaagatgaagaataataataataagaaagaaGACAAAGACGGTAACCAAAGACGATGGCTAATTGGTTACTTATTTTTTAAAGAAATGGAAGACTTTTTAGCTTGTAGGCCAAGACGTGGCACGTACGCCTGTTGGCCTGGGTTTGGTCTCGTCAATTTGTACTATGAATCGGATCAAGATCAACTCATGTCAAATTTAGAATCAGCCCGAGTGAGCCCAGAATTGAGACATATGGGTTGTTCAGTATCCTTCTTCCTTGAACCTGAAATAGAACTGCTCAGATCGAATCCACAGAATTgagagtttttttttctttttttttttaatgacttggattttttttttcttttctcaaagATTTCAATTTAAAAGAGAAGCCATGAAAGTGGCAATTCGAAAGTCACAAAGTTCATTTGATACATTGGACTACGACGGAAAAAGCATCTTGGATATACTTTCTAGCTAAAGCGTAGCTTGTCTGGTTGCAAATCCTTCCAACTGTCGAGAAAAAGAACACCCACCAGCTGCTTCGAAACTTCCAGTCCATCAAGGACAGTTTCATGAATAGATAGTGGAATAGTCTAAACCCCTGTAAGCATTAATTACCAAAGCAGAATCTCCTTCAATAATACACTTCGACAATCCCCTGCTTCTTGCCAATGTTAGTGCTTCTCTACATGCTACACTTTCCAATATGAGTGGATCTTTGATTCCTAGCCATAAGCAGCAGCACCAATCAATGACTCTTCCAAAATTATCTAGTACCACTACAGCTGTTGCTCCCCTGGTCCGGCCTTGATCAACTGCTGCgtcaaaatttaatttaacaaaCAGATCAACAGGTGGTAACCAGCTCTGAATGGGAACGTCGTCAAGTCTTGGAACCTGATTATTTAAAGAGTTAGCCACAAGAAAGTCTTCCTGATGCTTAAGAGCTGCTGCTGCAACATCTTGTGGATTAAAATTTGCTGATGAAAAATTAGAGCATTTCGGCATTTCCAGAAGTGCCAAAGAATAAAACCAATCATTTGAACATATTCTTCCCCTTGAGCCTGCTGCATCAACATTGTACTTAATTCCACCCGAGCTTGTAAGCATATCTGAGCGAACACGTAATGGGGAATTTATCCATAATGCTACTGCCCTGGGACATGAGAAAAACAGATGGAGCTATTCTGATGTGCCACAATAATTACAATCCGGACTGAAGTATCTTATCCGGTGATGTATTAACTCATTACGAGGCAATTTTT includes:
- the LOC110646592 gene encoding lysM domain receptor-like kinase 3, producing MCKSRKAIDVTQSLTPKSHPSKSSSKSLSSSSGNYPLSSSINYSSSGFFNHNKDTSKSSSSSISSKRFLKILKEASLPENTKIYDFVEICRATNNFLSKPFSSSSSSTSWRCQIRRKEVIIVQRKFRHRDPLKLPELQQRLSTICRSHHSSLIKLLGAATSGNYIYLVYEYFHGTSLATCLRNPQNPNYTVLSNWLSRMHIATDIAHGIDYIHHCADSNSGFVHNHIKSSSILVAEDLLDAKICHFGAAELCGEIEGSERSEARSFGRSNSKGKKIEGTRGYMPPEFQASGVVTQKCDVYAFGVVVLELVSGEEALNYVFDEGRGEFSRVGVIERAREAVGSGGGGVRSWVDRRLKDSYPVDVAEKMVVVGLDCVEDDPEKRPDMEQVAVRVSKLYLESKNWAEKIGMPIDFSVSLAPR